The genome window AAAAGCAACCTTTTCGCGGTTACTTAGAGCCAAAACAAACCATGTACTGCAGGTGAATTACTTTAAGAAAGATAAGAAGCTAACCATGGATATGATCAAACTAAATAATTAACTGTAACTGCTTATAGTTGACGTCTAATAGTTAATATTCCAATAGTTATATTTTTTTGATACTCCTGGTAGCCTTGTGTTGCCAGGAGTATTTTTGCTAATAGGCCCTCATCTTGCCGCATGAGCAGGCACAGTTGGCATCGTTAATGCCAAAGCTCTTTAAAAAATATTGGTAAAACGCAATCCTGTCATTCATGCTGAATATGTTTTCGCCTTTGTTGCATTCAACTTCGCCATTTATAATGTTTATGGTCATACCGAATCCCGGCGTACGGTTTGCCGCTTTATCGGTGGAATTGGGCTGCCATTTACCTATCATAACATCATGTGCAGATGGTTTGGCGGTTTGCGGCGTCATCCAAAAATAGATGGCTGTTTTAAAGGCTACAACAGGGTCGGTCTCAACCAGGTTAGGATTATTGAGCAAGATTTTTTTATCGCCAAAAATACAGTCAGACGCATAACCATAGTTACCATTGTAACTTAGCTGTAAGGGCCCCCGGCCGTAGTACTTTTTGCCTGGAGCGGCAGGGTAGGTGTCATTATCGGATATATAAGGCAGCGAGGTATTCGCTTCGTGTACGTACATTAAGCCATCGTTGTATTTGCCGTTTTCACCATGCCGGGTTTCGTGTGCTACGTTTGCAAAAAAAGCAGCAAGTTCCTTTTTATTAGTATGCAAATCTTTTTCGCTGCAAAAGTTTCCGTAGTCAATAACATAACTGCTGTCGGGTTTCTTTTTGGCCCATTCTTCATTCCAGTCTTCATCCTGCCTGATAAGATCTGTCTTTCCGGTACGTTTATCTGTGCGGATAAATTGATAAATGGAAACGCCCCTCCTGGTTATTTTAATACTTATCTGGCTCATTTCCTTTAAGGCTTTAATAAATGATGCGTAAGTGTAAAATTTATCCCGCTGCGGGAATAATGCATTAAATTGCGATTCGCTTAAAAAACTTGTTACCTGCATTTTTTGGGTTTGCGTATTGATGACAGCAGCTTTGTTATTTGTGCCTACGCATTTTAAACTTAACAATGGTATGGCAGCAATTAAAAAGAGAGGGATTATAAAGAGGGGCTTTTTCACTTTGGTTTTGTTTTTCGGAAATTATGATCAAAATTAGCGGCATTCACAAATTGATAACAAATTTGAGAATTAATTTATATAACGTTTAAAATTAACTACTGTTTCTGTTTAGTAAAGTTTGTAACCTTTTACGTTTAAAACAGTACATACAAAATCAAAAGCATAAATTCGACTTTTGACAGCTGAAATTATTAAATGAAGATATACACTAAAACAGGCGATAAAGGATTCACATCACTAATTGGCGGCACACGTGTTGCCAAGCATCACATCCGTATTGAAAGTTATGGGACTGTTGACGAACTAAATTCATTCATAGGACTGATAGCAGACCAGGATATCGCTTCACATGATAAAGAAATATTAAAACAAATACAGGACCGGCTGTTTACCATAGGGTCATCACTGGCTGCAGATCCCGAAAAATCAAGAATGGTAATACCTGATCTTAATTTGACCGATATTGAATTGCTGGAACAGGAAATGGATAGTATGAATGAACAATTACCTGAACTAAGACATTTTATTTTGCCGGGAGGCAGCAGCACCATCTCCTATTGTCATATAGCGCGGTGTGTGTGCCGGCGTGCAGAAAGGATTACCGTACACCTTGCAGAAGAGAGTGCTGTAGATGAAAAAGTAAATGTCTATTTAAACAGGCTGAGTGATTACCTATTCATCCTGGCAAGGAAGATCGGTCATGAAAAACAGATTCCCGAAAATAAATGGATTCCGAGAATTAATGGTTCGCAGCCTTAACCCCGGTCATTTAATTGCCGGTTTTTTAATTAACTATGGTCCATCAACCGCCAACTGCAATTAAATGCAAAAAAATGTTGATAATCGAATAAAAAATATTATACTTTTGCGAAAAAGTAAATTTACCGAACAAAAAATAAAATAAAAGAGAATATGTATTGGACACTTGAACTGGCATCGCACCTTGAAGATGCACCCTGGCCTGCAACCAAAGATGAATTGATTGACTATGCCATCCGTTCCGGAGCGCCTGTTGAGGTTATTGAAAACCTGCAAGCATTGGAGGATGATGGTGAGCCTTACGAGAATATTGAAGAGATATGGCCTGATTACCCTACAAAGGATGACTTCTTTTTTAACGAAGACGAGTATTAGGCTACTCAAAATCAACAAAAAACCTTGCTTTGCGAGGTTTTTTCGTTTTTAGCACTTTTTGGAATGGTTTTAGTAAAGAGATAAAATTATCAACTAAAACTTTGCAACCATGAGAAGCTTACTTTATTTAATCGCAGTTATCCTTGTAATAGGATGGGTATTAGGATTTTTTGTTTACAATACAGGAGGTCTGATTCACATACTTTTAGTAATAGCTGTAGTTGCCCTTCTGTTGGGAATCATCAGGAGAGCATAGTTTTCAAGTCCCTTTATAACGGTCATAGTCCATAGTTTGAATCAAATCAACTATCGGCTATGGCCCATGGACTAACGGCTTTTTAATATCATTTCTGCGATAGCAATATCCTCCGGAAAAGTGATTTTAATGTTTTGGTAACTTCCTTCAACCAGGTTTATTTTTAAGCCTGTCTCCTCAACAACACTGGCATCATCAGTAAATTTTGTACTAAAAGATTGTAAGTAAGCATTTTTAATTTGCTCCGATTTGAATGTTTGCGGCGTTTGTACCAGGTAAACATCGTCGCGGATCAGGCTTTTCGAAATTCCATTTTCATGTAATCTTACCGAATCCCTGCTTTTAATGGCTGTAACGGCGTTTCCATGCTCAGCGGCATGGAAGTATGATTTTTCAATAATGTCCTTGCTAATCAAAGGTCTTACAGCATCGTGAACAGCAATGAGGGTGTTGGTGTTGTCTGGTATAATTTCCAGCCCATTTTTTACCGAATGGAATCGGGTTGCACCTCCGGTCACCAATTGGTGTGGCGTTTTGAAATTATAAGTTGTACAAAGCTGCTCCCAATACGAGTGATAATCAGCAGGAAGTACCAGGATAATAGCGGGAGTAAAAGCTGTTGAATAAAATGCATCAATGGTATGCATTAATACGGGTTTGCCGTCGAGCAACAAAAATTGTTTTGGTATGGCCGACTGCATGCGTGTTCCCGACCCTCCGGCAACTATTATAGCATACGCGGATTCGGTATGCGGGGGGTGTGATGTGGGTATTGCTGTAGCCATTATGATCAAAGCTATAAATCAATCTCAAAAAAGCAAAAATGAAAAGACCCCTTTAAGTTTAAAGAGGTCTTTCTATATCTCATAAATCTGAAGTAAAAATTCAGAATTTTGAAATTAAATGATCAGCATGGCATCGCCATAGCTATAAAAACGATATTTTTCTTTTACTGCAACCTCGTAGGCATTCATCACATTTTCATAACCACCAAAAGCCGATACCATCATTAATAACGTGGATTCAGGCGTATGAAAGTTAGTGATCATTGAGTTAGCAATGCTAAAGTCGTAGGGTGGAAAAATAAATTTGCTAGTCCAGTCGTTCGCTGGTTTCAATGTTTTATTTGCGGATACTGCTGATTCGATAGTGCGCATAGATGTTGTGCCAACTGCACAGATCCGGCTCTTTCGTTCAATGCCTCTGTTTACTATGTTTGCCTGTTTTTCTTCTATGATAAATTGTTCCGAATCCATTTTGTGCTTGGTAAGGTCTTCAACCTCAACCGGACGGAAAGTTCCCAAACCAACGTGAAGGGTTACTTCGGCAAATTCAACACCCTTAAGCTCCAGGCGCTTCATTAACTCGCGGCTAAAGTGCAAACCTGCAGTAGGAGCTGCAACAGCACCTTCGTGTTTTGCAAAAATAGTTTGGTAACGCTCTTTATCCTCTGTGGTAGCTTTACGTTTAATATATTTGGGAAGTGGCGTTTCGCCTAATATCTCAACATTCTTACGAAATTCTTCGTCAGTTCCGTCGAATAAAAATCGTATAGTGCGGCCACGTGAAGTGGTGTTATCAACAACTTCAGCAATTAAAAGATCGTCGTCGCCGAAATAAAGTTTGTTACCAACTCGGATCTTACGGGCCGGGTCAACCAAAACATCCCACAAACGCAATTCTTTATTTAATTCGCGTAATAAAAAAACTTCAATTGTTGCGCCGGTCTTTTCTTTATTACCGTACATGCGCGCAGGAAATACCTTGGTGTTATTAAGGATCATTACATCCTTGTCATCAAAATAATCCAACACATCTTTGAATATTTTGTGCTCAATTTTGCCTGAATCGCGGTGTAATACCATTAATCGGGCTTCATCTCGTATCCCGGCGGGGGTATGGGCAATTAAAGATTCGGGCAGGTTGAATTTAAATTGAGATAATTTCATGTTAAAAGATATGAATTTTCAAGGGCGCAAATGTACGAATTATATTTAACTTTTTTTTGAATGAAACTATATAACCTTGAATTGACCAAATATGTTTTTTTGATTACAAATATTCTGTTACAACCCTGGCGAATAGTGTGCTAATTGGTTGTATTAAATATCGGTTTTAAAAACAATAAATGTTGTAACTTAATTGAAATATTACAGTCTTAATTTAAATACGCAATTATTAAGGATGATAGTCGGCCAGCTGGCCTGTAAATCTTTAGATGCCGGTGTAATCAAAATACTCATATGATATTTTTAAAACTTTTCAGGGAAAGCTTTTTATTCGCGTACGATGCATTACGGCAAAATAAGCTGCGTACTTTTCTGTCGTTACTTGGTGTCACCATTGGTATCTTTACAATTATTTCTGTTTTTTCGGCGGTTGATACGTTAAAGAATAATCTGCAAAAAAGTGTAAATAAACTCGGCAGTAACAGTATCTACATCCAAAAATGGCCCTGGGTAAATAATGAAGATTCACCGTGGTGGAAATACCTGCAGCGGCCTACTCCAAAGTTGCGTGAGTTTGATGATCTGCAAAGGCGCAGTCAAACCGCGCTGGCTGTTTCATACGAGATTAGTATTGATAACCGGATAGTAAAGTATCAAAGCAATACTGTTGATGGTGCTCAAATTGATGCTACAACACATGACCATGATAAAACCTGGAATTTTGACTTTGAAGACGGACGATACTTTACGGAGATGGAATCGCGCGCGGGCAGCCCTGTTACTGTAATTGGCCACGATATAGCAGCCAACCTTTTTCCTGATGGCGGGGCCGTTGGCAAGCAAATAAAAATAATGGGGCGTAACGTTACGGTAATAGGTGTTTTTAAAAAGGAAGGGAATGACATTTTAGGAATATCTGACGATAAAGAAATTTTACTTCCGCTGAATTTTGCAAAAAATGTTATTGACGTTCAAAATGCAAACTACAACCCGCAGATTGTGGTGCGCGGAAAAGCAGGCATTACAGATATTGAAGTTGAAAGTGAGGTTAGGGGGCTGATGCGTTCAATAAGGCGTTTGGGCCCCGGAATAGAAGACAACTTTGCATTAAACAAAACTACCATACTTTCTAACCAGCTTGATATCGTTTTCGGCGTATTAAAAAAGGTGGGTTTTGTTATTGGTCTTTTTTCAATTTTGGTTGGCGGCTTTGGGATCGCTAACATTATGTTTGTATCTGTTAAGGAGCGTACCAATATAATTGGTATTCAAAAATCACTGGGCGCAAAAAATTATTTCATCTTGCTGCAGTTTTTGATCGAATCAGTTGTATTATGTTTAATGGGAGGGATAATTGGTCTCAGTATGGTTTTCGGCGCAACTGCAGCCGTAAAGGCCGCAGCAGATATACAGGTGGTGCTCGATATGTCAAATATCATTTTTGGTGTCAGTCTTTCAATCGGTATCGGAATAATATCAGGTATAATTCCTGCCTATTTTGCTGCCAGGCTTGATCCTGTTGAAGCAATAAGGTCCAACTAAGGTGTTAAGTTGTCCGGGAGATTAAAAATGGGAGTGTTATAACTATAGTTGCTTTTTTTTGACTTAATCAATTACTTCGGGACAATTCAGACAATCAATTATGGTTGGTCAGCTAATCGTTCTGCCGGGACATAATGTCCAGCTATCTTTTCAAACAAAGTATCTGGCACAAAAGGCTTGGTTAAATAGTTGCACATGCCAGCCGCCAGGGCCTTGTTATGCGTCTCGGGCATAGCGTCAGCGGTTAGGGCGATAACAGGAATGTCGGGGTTTGTTCTTCTTATTATACGGGTTGTTTGAAATCCATCCATATCCGGCATTTGAAGGTCCATTATAATCAGATCGTAGCTATTGCTTTTTACCATTTCAATAGCTATTTCTCCGCTGATGGCTTCATCTACTTCCACATCCCATTTCTTCAGGAATTTGGAGGCGATCATTAAATTCATCTTATTGTCATCAACAACAAGTACACGCATGCCCGGTAAGCTGCGGTCAATGTTTGTTTTGGCGGTAGGAGTTAGATCGCCGTGTTTTATTTGTTTAGCTATATTAAAAGAAATTGAAAATGAGAATTTCGTTCCTTTTCCAGGTTCGCTGAAAACTGAAATATCACTTTGATGAAGTTCAATCAGGCGTTTAGTAATTGCGAGCCCCAAACCGGTGCCACCATAGTCATTATCATGATTTTGCGATTCCTGCATAAACGGATCAAATATGAGTGCCAGGTTTTGTGGAGAGATGCCTATACCTGTATCTGAAACGGTAAATTTTATAGTTGTCTGCTTATCATCCGTTGTTTCTTTATTTAGGTGAATACTAACTTTCCCTTCATGCGTAAACTTAATAGCATTACTTAAAAGGTTGTTTATTACCTGGCCGAGCCTGATCTGGTCGCCAATTAAATATTCAGGAATAGCGGGATCAACGAAAAGGTCGATTTCAAGATCTTTTTCAATAGCCCTGGAATAGAAAGTCTGTTTTATTTTTTGAGCAAGCGTTACAATGTTAAACGGCAAGGTATTGAGTGCCAGTTTTCCGGCTTCAATTTTGTTATAATCTAAAATGTCATTTATAATTGCTAATAAATTCTCACCCGAGAATTTTAAAATATTTAAATACTCAAGTTGCTCCGGCGACGGGTCCTCGCTCAGCAGCAGGTTAGTTGTTCCGATAACCGCATTCATTGGTGTTCGGATCTCGTGACTCATAATGGATAAAAACTCCGATTTAAAATGTGACGACTTTTCCGCTTCCTCCTTTGCCGAGATTAAAGCCTGTGTTGCCCTTTGTCTTAAAGTTATATCTTCACCAATACTCGTAACTTCTCTTATATTTCCGTTTTCATCATAGCTCACTGTATTTTGCCAACTAATATTGCGTTGCTCTCCATTTCGGCATATCACCGAACTAATGTATTGAGCCTCAAATGAACCGTTAATGAACCATCTGGATAAACCGTGTCTTTGATCTTCCGGTAAGAATTTTTCTAACCAGTTTAAGCCCAATATTTCATTTTGTTCATAACCAAGAATATGCGCCATAAACTTATTACAGAAAATCAGGTTGCCGTCTTTATCAACTGATATAGCAGGTAATTTAATGGTTTCCAATACCAGTTTATATTTATTTTCAGTTCTTAAGTAATCTATTTCCGCCTGTTTCCTGTCTGTTATGTCCTGTATGGTACCAATAACTTTCCGAACAGCCCCATCGTCTCTGCGCAATAATTTTCCTACTATGATGCTTAGGTACTTAACGTGTCCTCCCGGTGTAATTATCCTGTACTCGTACGATGTATTGGTAATGTTTGAAATGTCTTTTAAGTGCTGCTTTAGGATATGCCTGTCATTTGGATGTGCGTACTTCATCAATAATTTGACAATACTGTTTTCAGCAACTGCTTTCGGTCCAATTTCAAAAATGTTGCTGATCTCGTCGCTCCAGGTAAGGTTATTTAAAGCAATGTCCCAATTCCAGTTTCCTATTTTAGCGATAGTTTGCGCTTCAACCAATTCAGTTTGGCTAACCTTTATTTTCTTTGCTGATAGCTTAGTTTCGCTTACATCCTGTAAAATGCCACTTATGCGTTTAATATTTCCTGCACTATCTTTTAGCAACTTGCCCTTTAATACGCTTATATATTTGGTTTTGCCTGTTGGCGTGATAACTTTGTGTTCAAATTCACTGTGGCCGATATCATGAATGTTTGAAAAATAAACATAAGCCCTTTTGCGGTCATCCGGGTGGATCAGGTTTAAATAATAGTCAAACTTTTCAACGTTTTTAGGAATACTATCTACCTCCAGTATGCTGTAAAGGCTTTCGGATAAAAATGTTTCCCTTGTTGAAACGTCAAAATACCAGTTGCCAATTTTTGCAATTGATTGTGCTTCAAGCAATAAATTTTCATTTTCTTTAAGGGCGTCTGCATATTTTTTTTGTTCAGATATATCAGTAACAGACGCGGAGATACGTGAAGTGTAATTCCCGCTTTGGTCGTACACCGGCCCCAGTTTGGCCACAAACCATTGTCCTGTCCCAAAGTCAGATTGATAAGTTATTGAAACTGGCTCATGATGTTTAATCACATGATCCATAGCGTCGTCGAATTTTTGCGCCTTTTCATTACCCAAAACTTCGCTCAGGCGTTTCCCGATGCATGTTTCAGGATTAATAGCCCTGCCGTCCATGCGGCTAAACCAGGTGTTTAAACAAATTTTATTTTCATCAAATTCAAAAATTACGTCATTTAACGAGTTAATAAGAGCATCGAGTTTTTTTTCGCTTTGTCGCAGTTGCTCATCATTAATTAGCAGGCTCCGGTTTAAATCAATAACATTGCTCATCGCATTGTTAAAACGAAGCTTATTAGCTGTCTTTATTAAAAAAGAAACATAAGTTATACACGTGAACGTAAGCATTAAAACGATAAGAACGGCGACAGAGATGGAAACCTTTGAAGCAATTGAGTAGGCAATGATCATTGCTATTAAATTAAATATACTCAAACCGGCAAATTCCCATCTTTTTCTGCAAAACAGCGTGAGGGGTATAAAAATCATTATTGAATTAAAGAGGTAAACATGCTCAAATCCGTTTTTGCTCAATAAGTAGTTGTTTATTGTTAAAAAAGATATTATAGCGAGGTACTGACTTGCTGCGCTTAAAAATTTACCGGGGTAAAATAAAAACACAAGGGTAGCCAAGCAAAGGCCACTACTGATCAAACGCAGCCACAAAGGATCAAATGAGTTATAAAAACACAGGTAATGAAGTGCAGGGCCAGCAATAGACAAACCAATGAGCAATGGTGCGGAGATTGTACTATCACTTTGTAAAAGTAATAGAAGCCTGTTTTTTAATGATATACCGGACGTGTTTTTCAAATCAATTTATAATGAGGTGAGGTAAAATAACAAGCTTTAGGAAATGATATGGCATGAAAATTTTACAAATTGTCAATCATCTTAAGGGTTATTAATACGCAGATTTCGTTACATTTGTTGCAAATAAAATATTTTCCTATGTCGGAGACAGCACAATTAAAAATTGGCGATAAAACTTATGATCTTCCCGTAATTGAGGGTACCGAAGGTGAAAAAGCTATTGATATTTCAAAATTAAGGGATCAATCCGGATATGTAACATTTGATACCGGCTACAAAAACACAGGCGCAACCAAAAGCGCAATTACTTTTTTAGATGGCGAACTTGGGATTTTGAAATACCGTGGATACCCAATTGAAGAACTTGCTGAAAAATCAAGTTTTATTGAAGTTGCCTATTTACTTATCCATGGTGAGCTGCCTACTGAGAAAGAACTTGCAAATTTTCAGTATGAAATAAGCCGGCACACTTTGGTACACGAGGATATGAAAAAGTTTTTTGATGGTTTTCCGTCAAAAGCTCATCCTATGGGACAGCTGTCTTCGCTGGTTTGTGCGTTGTCTGCATTTTATCCGGAGTCATTAAAATCTTTGCAGACGGAAGAAGAGCTTCATTTGAGCATTATAAAAATGCTTGCTAAAATGGCCACTGTTGTTTCCTGGATTTACAAAAAATCCTTAGGACACCCGCTGATCTACCCACAGAATAAATATGACTATGTAACCAATTTCCTGTATATGACCTTCGGGCAGCGTACAGAGCAAATTGAAATAGATCCGGTTATAGTTAGCGCAATGAATACATTGCTTATACTGCATGCTGATCATGAGCAGAACTGTTCAACATCAACGGTTCGCATTGTGGGTTCATCAGAATCAAACATCTATGCTTCAGTTTCTGCCGGAATCTCTGCCTTGTGGGGCCCGCTGCATGGCGGCGCAAACCAGGCTGTAATTGAAATGCTTGAAAAGATAAAAGAGGATGGGGGCGATACCGACAAATGGATTGCAAAAGCAAAAGATAAAAATGACCCTTTCCGTTTAATGGGATTTGGTCACCGGGTTTATAAAAACTTCGATCCGCGTGCAAAGATCATTAAAAAAGCCTGTGACGATATTTTAGAAAAACTGGGTATTGACGACGAAGTGCTTGAGATAGCTAAGAAGCTGGAAGAGGTAGCGTTGAAAGACCCATATTTTGTTGAGCGTAAACTGTATCCAAATGTCGATTTTTATTCAGGTATTATTTACCGGGCTTTGGGTTTTCCTACTGATATGTTCACTGTATTGTTTGCATTGGGCCGCCTCCCAGGGTGGATTGCACAATGGAAAGAAATGAAAGAAAATAAAGAACCTATTGGCCGCCCACGCCAGATTTATGTAGGCGCTACAAACAGGGATTATGTGGATATAAAAAACAGGTAAACTCCTGTTATTTCGCAGAAGATGGTTCATCGTTCATTAAATTGAATTGTGAGCCATTTTTTTTGGGATATGGGCAGGTATTATTACGAGGGAATAATTGATTACGTTGAGGTATCACAAGCAAAAAGCCCGCTGGGTTTAACCATACGGGCCTTTATTAATCAAATCAACTTTCTTTATTGTTTTACCAAAGTGTAAGCAGCTTTAGTATCATCTGCATTTGGCGTAAAGGTAATTTTATATGTACCGGAAACAGGTACAGGGATATTATTATCGTCTGAAGATGATAACGTAACGCCATCAGCCCCGGTTTTCGGAATGCCATAGCTTGTTGCCCAATCGTGGCCTTTTCTAACTTTGATTGACCCGGTTGAAACTAATGGAAGCGTAACGGACCATAATCCGCTGCCATCGTTGGCAGATTTCATGTCAACATCATCACCGGCATTCCATCCTTTAGCCCCATCTCCAATAATGCTGTAATACGCTGTAAAGGGGGTAAAAGAAATGGTTTTAGCGTTAATATCGATCGTAACTGTATAAAAGCCCGGGGTGGCCGGAGCGTATAAGTTATTAGGTCCGCCAACCGCTACCGTGCTGGAGGTTGTATTTTGAGGATCGTTAGTAGCATATTTGTTATCATAGCTATTTTTACCCGGTACGATCAAAAATTGATTGTTGCCTGCAGTAAAGTTTAAAACACCGGTATAAATACCATTGCTCGTAGCAGACATCAAACTATCCTGATGACCAATATCCCATCCCTGGTACGCACCTACTGTGTACAAAAACGAGGTTAAATTAAATGGGGTAACTGTAAGCGTAAGCACATTTGAATAAACCGGTGGTGCACCGGCTCCTAACGAATGTTGAATGCGTACCTGTACCTGGGCGGTAACCCCACCTGCCAGGTTTAATTTTAATAATAGATTGTTAAAATCAGCAGTTGAATAACTTTGCTTTCCTTTTTTTGCAGCTATTACAGCTGTGGATGGTTTAGCCCAATTATCGCCCATCGCATCAATTTGCAGGGTATTAGTAACTGCGGCACTATAACCAAAATCCGGCTGGGTAAAACTAAAAGTCATCACTTTTGATGTATCGGTCAGTTTTGTTTTATCCAGTACTAAAGTAGTAGCTGAAGCCTGAAGCACTCCACTCTTTCCTGTATCGGCCACAACCTTAATCCCATCCTTTTTACAGGATGCAAGCATTAACAGCGCAATGCTGCTCAATGCAAAAAATTTTGTAAAAATCGATTTCATATTTCTTTTTCTAATTGGTTTTAAACAAAATACAAGTAAGGTGTTTTACCACACCTTACTTAATATTAAATGCTATTTATACCCTGGGTTTTGCACCAGTGTTGGGTTGTTAATTATATCGGTAGATGGGATAGGCATGATGTTCAGGTTTGATGAAACGGAAGTTCCGCCTTTAACACCACCTTTCCACTGCCATAAGTATGAATCGCCGGTGAACTTCCCAAAACGAATCAGGTCTGTTCTCCTTTGCATTTCAAAAAGTAACTCTCTGCCACGTTCGTTCAACATAAATGGAAGTGTTAACTCCCCTTGAGTAATATTGCCGGCCGTGCTTCCTGCATAAGCTCTTGTACGCACTTTATTAACATAGCTAAGGGCAGTAGCCGGGTCGCCGCCTGCACCGCCGCGTAAAACCGCTTCGGCGTAAATAAGGTAAACGTCAGCCAAACGAAACATTGGGAAATCCGTATCAGGGAAGTTTCCTGTCGCATCAGAACCTTTAACTCCGGCTGATGTCACATTCCTGAACTTTTGAATGGCATATCCATCCGTAAACGTATATTCATCATTGATGTCTAAATTTTGGCCATCTGTAAAAAATAGCGCCCTTTTGTCCGTATTGCCTGTTACATCGCTAAATAAAGACACATATTGAGGGGTGGTACGTAAACCAGCCCAGCCACCATTGATGCCAAATGCGGCAGGGTCCATTTTTC of Mucilaginibacter xinganensis contains these proteins:
- a CDS encoding chitinase translates to MKKPLFIIPLFLIAAIPLLSLKCVGTNNKAAVINTQTQKMQVTSFLSESQFNALFPQRDKFYTYASFIKALKEMSQISIKITRRGVSIYQFIRTDKRTGKTDLIRQDEDWNEEWAKKKPDSSYVIDYGNFCSEKDLHTNKKELAAFFANVAHETRHGENGKYNDGLMYVHEANTSLPYISDNDTYPAAPGKKYYGRGPLQLSYNGNYGYASDCIFGDKKILLNNPNLVETDPVVAFKTAIYFWMTPQTAKPSAHDVMIGKWQPNSTDKAANRTPGFGMTINIINGEVECNKGENIFSMNDRIAFYQYFLKSFGINDANCACSCGKMRAY
- a CDS encoding cob(I)yrinic acid a,c-diamide adenosyltransferase, producing MKIYTKTGDKGFTSLIGGTRVAKHHIRIESYGTVDELNSFIGLIADQDIASHDKEILKQIQDRLFTIGSSLAADPEKSRMVIPDLNLTDIELLEQEMDSMNEQLPELRHFILPGGSSTISYCHIARCVCRRAERITVHLAEESAVDEKVNVYLNRLSDYLFILARKIGHEKQIPENKWIPRINGSQP
- a CDS encoding DUF2795 domain-containing protein, whose translation is MYWTLELASHLEDAPWPATKDELIDYAIRSGAPVEVIENLQALEDDGEPYENIEEIWPDYPTKDDFFFNEDEY
- a CDS encoding lmo0937 family membrane protein, encoding MRSLLYLIAVILVIGWVLGFFVYNTGGLIHILLVIAVVALLLGIIRRA
- a CDS encoding 2-C-methyl-D-erythritol 4-phosphate cytidylyltransferase gives rise to the protein MATAIPTSHPPHTESAYAIIVAGGSGTRMQSAIPKQFLLLDGKPVLMHTIDAFYSTAFTPAIILVLPADYHSYWEQLCTTYNFKTPHQLVTGGATRFHSVKNGLEIIPDNTNTLIAVHDAVRPLISKDIIEKSYFHAAEHGNAVTAIKSRDSVRLHENGISKSLIRDDVYLVQTPQTFKSEQIKNAYLQSFSTKFTDDASVVEETGLKINLVEGSYQNIKITFPEDIAIAEMILKSR
- the queA gene encoding tRNA preQ1(34) S-adenosylmethionine ribosyltransferase-isomerase QueA: MKLSQFKFNLPESLIAHTPAGIRDEARLMVLHRDSGKIEHKIFKDVLDYFDDKDVMILNNTKVFPARMYGNKEKTGATIEVFLLRELNKELRLWDVLVDPARKIRVGNKLYFGDDDLLIAEVVDNTTSRGRTIRFLFDGTDEEFRKNVEILGETPLPKYIKRKATTEDKERYQTIFAKHEGAVAAPTAGLHFSRELMKRLELKGVEFAEVTLHVGLGTFRPVEVEDLTKHKMDSEQFIIEEKQANIVNRGIERKSRICAVGTTSMRTIESAVSANKTLKPANDWTSKFIFPPYDFSIANSMITNFHTPESTLLMMVSAFGGYENVMNAYEVAVKEKYRFYSYGDAMLII
- a CDS encoding ABC transporter permease, whose translation is MIFLKLFRESFLFAYDALRQNKLRTFLSLLGVTIGIFTIISVFSAVDTLKNNLQKSVNKLGSNSIYIQKWPWVNNEDSPWWKYLQRPTPKLREFDDLQRRSQTALAVSYEISIDNRIVKYQSNTVDGAQIDATTHDHDKTWNFDFEDGRYFTEMESRAGSPVTVIGHDIAANLFPDGGAVGKQIKIMGRNVTVIGVFKKEGNDILGISDDKEILLPLNFAKNVIDVQNANYNPQIVVRGKAGITDIEVESEVRGLMRSIRRLGPGIEDNFALNKTTILSNQLDIVFGVLKKVGFVIGLFSILVGGFGIANIMFVSVKERTNIIGIQKSLGAKNYFILLQFLIESVVLCLMGGIIGLSMVFGATAAVKAAADIQVVLDMSNIIFGVSLSIGIGIISGIIPAYFAARLDPVEAIRSN
- a CDS encoding PAS domain-containing hybrid sensor histidine kinase/response regulator, which translates into the protein MIIAYSIASKVSISVAVLIVLMLTFTCITYVSFLIKTANKLRFNNAMSNVIDLNRSLLINDEQLRQSEKKLDALINSLNDVIFEFDENKICLNTWFSRMDGRAINPETCIGKRLSEVLGNEKAQKFDDAMDHVIKHHEPVSITYQSDFGTGQWFVAKLGPVYDQSGNYTSRISASVTDISEQKKYADALKENENLLLEAQSIAKIGNWYFDVSTRETFLSESLYSILEVDSIPKNVEKFDYYLNLIHPDDRKRAYVYFSNIHDIGHSEFEHKVITPTGKTKYISVLKGKLLKDSAGNIKRISGILQDVSETKLSAKKIKVSQTELVEAQTIAKIGNWNWDIALNNLTWSDEISNIFEIGPKAVAENSIVKLLMKYAHPNDRHILKQHLKDISNITNTSYEYRIITPGGHVKYLSIIVGKLLRRDDGAVRKVIGTIQDITDRKQAEIDYLRTENKYKLVLETIKLPAISVDKDGNLIFCNKFMAHILGYEQNEILGLNWLEKFLPEDQRHGLSRWFINGSFEAQYISSVICRNGEQRNISWQNTVSYDENGNIREVTSIGEDITLRQRATQALISAKEEAEKSSHFKSEFLSIMSHEIRTPMNAVIGTTNLLLSEDPSPEQLEYLNILKFSGENLLAIINDILDYNKIEAGKLALNTLPFNIVTLAQKIKQTFYSRAIEKDLEIDLFVDPAIPEYLIGDQIRLGQVINNLLSNAIKFTHEGKVSIHLNKETTDDKQTTIKFTVSDTGIGISPQNLALIFDPFMQESQNHDNDYGGTGLGLAITKRLIELHQSDISVFSEPGKGTKFSFSISFNIAKQIKHGDLTPTAKTNIDRSLPGMRVLVVDDNKMNLMIASKFLKKWDVEVDEAISGEIAIEMVKSNSYDLIIMDLQMPDMDGFQTTRIIRRTNPDIPVIALTADAMPETHNKALAAGMCNYLTKPFVPDTLFEKIAGHYVPAERLADQP